From Stenotrophomonas nitritireducens, the proteins below share one genomic window:
- the gspG gene encoding type II secretion system major pseudopilin GspG gives MSAIARRQGGFTLIEIMVVVVIIGILAALVVPKVMGRPDQAKVTVARGDLKAIASALEMYRLDNRSYPDTQQGLEALVQRPPTGADNWNPEGYLARMPVDPWGNPYLYLAPGSKGAYDLWSHGADGREGGQGLDADLDSRDL, from the coding sequence ATGAGTGCAATTGCAAGACGCCAGGGCGGCTTCACCCTGATCGAGATCATGGTGGTGGTGGTGATCATCGGCATTCTCGCCGCGCTGGTGGTGCCCAAGGTGATGGGCCGGCCGGACCAGGCCAAGGTCACCGTCGCGCGTGGCGACCTGAAGGCGATTGCTTCTGCATTGGAGATGTACCGGCTCGACAACCGCAGCTATCCGGACACTCAACAGGGCCTGGAAGCGCTGGTGCAGCGGCCGCCAACCGGCGCCGACAACTGGAACCCGGAAGGCTATCTGGCGCGCATGCCGGTTGATCCTTGGGGCAACCCGTATCTGTACCTGGCGCCGGGCAGCAAGGGCGCCTACGACCTGTGGAGCCATGGCGCCGATGGCCGCGAAGGCGGGCAGGGACTGGACGCGGACCTGGACAGCCGGGACCTTTGA
- the gspF gene encoding type II secretion system inner membrane protein GspF, with product MAAFEYLALSADGRRHKGVLEADSARQARQQLRERNLAPVQVDAAAARDGGTTATGGGRIGSSELALLTRQLATLVQAALPVEEALRAVAAQTSKPRIRATLLAVRGRILEGHGLAAALAAYPRAFPTIYRSMVAAGERGHLGVVLEQLADYTEQRQQSRQRIQLALLYPLILLVVASLIVGFLLGYVVPDVIDVFVDSGQALPWLTRALVATSNAVTQWGPWLLPLLVISAVLLWRALQQPANRLRWDTALLKLPLFGLLLRDLDSARFASTLAILARSGVPLVEALRIAAQVVGNQCIKAGLLQSELVVREGGSLTRALEQHTPLPPMLLHMVAAGEKSGELDAMLARAARNQETDLAARIALLVGLFEPFMLVLMGVVVLLIVLAILLPIMSLNQLVG from the coding sequence ATGGCGGCGTTCGAATACCTGGCACTGTCGGCTGACGGCCGCAGGCACAAAGGCGTGCTGGAGGCAGACAGTGCCCGCCAGGCGCGGCAACAGCTGCGTGAGCGCAATCTTGCGCCGGTGCAGGTGGATGCGGCCGCTGCGCGTGATGGCGGCACCACGGCCACCGGCGGTGGCCGTATCGGCAGCAGCGAGCTGGCCCTGCTGACCCGGCAGCTGGCCACGCTGGTGCAGGCTGCCTTGCCGGTGGAAGAAGCTTTGCGCGCGGTGGCCGCACAGACCAGCAAACCGCGCATACGCGCGACTTTGCTGGCGGTGCGCGGCAGGATTCTGGAAGGACATGGGCTGGCTGCAGCGCTCGCCGCGTATCCGCGTGCGTTTCCCACGATCTACCGCAGCATGGTTGCTGCCGGTGAGCGCGGCCATCTGGGCGTAGTGCTGGAGCAGCTGGCCGACTACACCGAACAACGCCAGCAATCGCGTCAGCGGATCCAGCTGGCCTTGCTCTACCCGCTGATCTTGCTGGTGGTTGCGAGCCTGATCGTCGGCTTTCTGCTCGGCTATGTGGTGCCGGATGTGATCGACGTCTTCGTCGACTCCGGCCAGGCGCTGCCCTGGCTTACCCGCGCGCTGGTGGCTACCAGCAACGCGGTCACCCAGTGGGGGCCGTGGCTGCTGCCGCTGCTGGTCATCTCCGCAGTGCTGCTGTGGCGCGCGCTGCAGCAACCCGCCAACCGCCTGCGCTGGGATACCGCGTTGCTGAAACTGCCCCTGTTCGGCCTGCTGCTGCGGGATCTGGACAGTGCCCGCTTCGCGTCCACCCTGGCCATTCTGGCGCGCAGCGGCGTGCCCTTGGTGGAAGCACTGCGCATCGCCGCCCAGGTAGTGGGCAACCAATGCATCAAGGCCGGCCTGCTGCAGTCCGAGCTGGTGGTGCGCGAAGGCGGCAGCCTGACCCGTGCGCTGGAACAGCACACGCCGCTGCCGCCGATGCTGCTGCACATGGTTGCGGCAGGCGAGAAATCCGGCGAGCTGGACGCGATGCTGGCCCGTGCCGCGCGCAACCAGGAAACCGATCTGGCCGCGCGCATCGCCCTGCTGGTCGGCTTGTTCGAGCCCTTCATGCTGGTGCTGATGGGCGTGGTGGTGTTGTTGATCGTGCTGGCCATCCTGCTGCCGATCATGTCCTTGAACCAACTAGTGGGTTGA
- the gspE gene encoding type II secretion system ATPase GspE, which yields MVETELPATLAAAGGVPVARLPFAFARRHGVLLDDADARMVCRADATMSALAEAQRIAGRPLVQHTVADEMFEQLLQQAYQQDSGSAMSMADELGESMDLASLVEGLEQVEDLLDQQDDAPIIRLINALLGEALAESASDIHIETFERRLVVRFRVDGILRDVVEPRRELAALLVSRIKVMARLDIAEKRLPQDGRISVRVGGREVDIRVSTLPAANGERVVLRLLDKQSGKLSLQHLGMRVRDVGVMQAMLCRPHGIVLVTGPTGAGKSTTLYAGLRAINNRQRNILTVEDPIEYHLDGVGQTQVNSRIEMTFARGLRAILRQDPDVLMVGEIRDNETARIAVQASLTGHLLLSTLHTNSAVGAVTRLLDMGVESFLLSSSLLGVLAQRLVRRLCPKCRVVTPASTAECAQLEMEPWQRPLLFRPVGCEHCNGQGYRGRTGIYELVEFGPELRALVHAGAGEAELLAQARRQGPSMLDDGRAKVLDGVTTLEEVLRVGRDL from the coding sequence ATGGTTGAAACGGAGCTCCCGGCAACGCTGGCTGCTGCTGGCGGCGTGCCTGTGGCGCGCCTGCCGTTCGCGTTTGCACGCCGGCACGGTGTGCTGCTTGATGATGCCGATGCACGGATGGTGTGCCGCGCCGATGCCACGATGAGCGCGTTGGCCGAAGCGCAACGCATCGCCGGGCGGCCATTGGTGCAGCACACGGTGGCGGACGAGATGTTCGAGCAGCTGCTGCAGCAGGCCTACCAGCAGGATTCCGGCAGTGCCATGAGCATGGCCGACGAGCTTGGCGAGAGCATGGATCTGGCCAGCCTGGTGGAAGGCCTGGAACAGGTCGAAGACCTGCTGGACCAGCAGGACGATGCCCCCATCATCCGCCTGATCAACGCCCTGCTTGGCGAGGCATTGGCCGAAAGCGCATCCGATATCCATATCGAAACCTTTGAACGCAGGCTGGTGGTGCGCTTCCGCGTGGATGGCATCCTGCGCGACGTGGTGGAGCCACGCCGCGAGCTGGCGGCCTTGCTGGTATCGCGCATCAAGGTGATGGCGCGGCTGGATATCGCCGAAAAAAGATTGCCGCAGGATGGCCGCATTTCGGTGCGCGTGGGCGGGCGCGAGGTGGACATCCGTGTCTCTACCTTGCCGGCGGCCAATGGCGAGCGCGTGGTGCTGCGACTGCTGGACAAGCAGTCCGGCAAATTGTCGTTGCAGCACCTGGGCATGCGCGTGCGCGATGTCGGTGTAATGCAGGCCATGCTGTGCCGCCCGCACGGCATCGTGCTGGTCACCGGCCCCACCGGTGCCGGCAAGAGCACCACGTTGTATGCGGGGCTGCGTGCGATCAACAACCGCCAGCGCAACATCCTCACCGTCGAAGATCCCATTGAGTACCACCTCGATGGCGTCGGCCAGACCCAGGTCAACAGCCGCATCGAGATGACCTTCGCGCGTGGCCTGCGCGCCATCCTGCGGCAGGATCCGGATGTATTGATGGTCGGCGAGATCCGTGACAACGAAACCGCACGCATCGCCGTGCAGGCCTCGCTTACTGGCCATCTGCTGCTGTCCACGCTGCATACCAACAGCGCGGTGGGTGCGGTCACCCGCCTGCTGGACATGGGCGTGGAGTCGTTCCTGCTGTCCTCCTCGCTGCTTGGCGTGCTGGCACAGCGGCTGGTACGCCGGCTGTGCCCCAAGTGCCGGGTGGTGACGCCGGCCTCCACCGCCGAATGTGCGCAGTTGGAAATGGAGCCCTGGCAGCGGCCGCTGCTGTTCCGCCCGGTCGGCTGTGAGCACTGCAACGGCCAGGGCTATCGCGGCCGTACCGGCATCTACGAGCTGGTCGAGTTCGGCCCCGAGCTGCGTGCGCTTGTGCATGCCGGTGCCGGCGAAGCCGAGCTGCTGGCGCAGGCGCGCCGGCAGGGGCCATCGATGCTGGACGATGGCCGCGCCAAGGTGCTCGACGGCGTGACCACGCTGGAAGAAGTACTGCGGGTTGGGCGCGACCTGTGA
- a CDS encoding type II secretion system protein N, which translates to MFQFDTSNLLPRTITILVTLCGVAALSWQARQLYLQMSQLPASASAAPVRMPSLSPQMLQRLFGSAPVASAADLQGAQLQGCIVAADPLQSQALIHIEGQGAVNVYTGEEFLPGVVLQQVAHDHVLFSRNGGSGRLDFPSAPSGTGELAAGVAE; encoded by the coding sequence ATGTTCCAGTTCGATACTTCCAACCTGCTGCCCAGAACCATCACGATCCTCGTCACGCTTTGCGGCGTTGCCGCCCTGTCATGGCAGGCGCGCCAGCTCTATCTGCAGATGAGCCAGCTGCCGGCCAGCGCCAGTGCGGCCCCCGTGCGCATGCCCAGCCTGTCGCCGCAGATGCTGCAACGGCTGTTCGGCAGCGCCCCCGTTGCCAGCGCCGCCGACCTGCAGGGCGCGCAGCTGCAGGGCTGCATCGTCGCGGCCGATCCACTGCAATCGCAGGCATTGATCCACATCGAAGGCCAGGGTGCGGTCAACGTGTACACCGGCGAGGAATTCCTGCCCGGCGTGGTGCTGCAGCAGGTTGCGCATGACCATGTGCTGTTCAGCCGCAATGGCGGCAGCGGCAGGCTCGATTTCCCCAGCGCGCCCAGCGGCACCGGCGAGTTGGCTGCAGGCGTCGCCGAATGA
- the gspD gene encoding type II secretion system secretin GspD yields the protein MITFPARIALHRFVLLATLLLAPLAIRAAPASDAPQQWSINMKDTDIRDFIGAVANITGDTLIIDPRVTGEVSVTTQEPMSLPEVRRLFLSVMTIHGFAVIEEDTQTRVVPNDEAHVFADGRGRGPDAIETRVLTVQHNVATELLPMLRPLVPANAHLAAVPTSNSLIISDRRGNIARIEALLRQLDAPKLHGHADYEVRFASVENLQKLLQASLGATSAGAATKVLADTRTNRLLIFGPEQARQRLLELARSLDVDAPRSTTTQVIRLQHGDAKQMAQTLGAIGDSIKQEGDDKQTQTGTLIRADESLNAVVIHAKPEMLQVLTDIVRQLDIPRSQVLVEAAIVEISGDIEDALGVQWALDGGSRSNGVGGVNYNNTGLSIGTLLSSLAAGTPPTSLPSGAILGIGNSNFGALVTALSTNSKNNLLSTPTLLTLDHEPAEILVGQNVPFQTGSYTTTGDGTSNPFTTIQRQDIGVTLKVTPHINQGGTLRLEIEQEISSLAATPSGITLSDVITNKRSIKSTILANDGQVIVLGGLIQDDVTHTRASVPLLGSIPGLGRLFSSTSDTRVKRNLMVFLRPTVILGQSAASDMSERKYLDLREAPSARGKYANPLPPSPAQLFDRSQGASERGSARTPDR from the coding sequence ATGATCACCTTCCCTGCGCGCATTGCGCTGCACCGCTTCGTGTTGCTGGCCACGCTGCTGCTTGCGCCATTGGCTATCAGGGCCGCGCCGGCCAGCGATGCCCCACAGCAATGGAGCATCAACATGAAGGACACGGACATCCGCGACTTCATTGGTGCGGTGGCCAACATCACCGGCGACACCTTGATCATCGACCCGCGTGTCACCGGTGAAGTCAGCGTCACCACCCAGGAGCCGATGAGTCTTCCGGAAGTGCGGCGCCTGTTCCTTTCGGTGATGACGATCCACGGCTTTGCGGTGATCGAGGAAGACACCCAGACCCGCGTGGTTCCCAATGACGAGGCGCACGTGTTTGCCGATGGCCGCGGCCGTGGCCCGGATGCGATCGAAACCCGCGTGCTCACGGTGCAGCACAACGTCGCCACCGAGCTGCTGCCGATGCTGCGCCCGCTGGTGCCGGCCAATGCGCACCTGGCCGCGGTGCCCACCTCCAATTCGCTGATCATCAGCGACCGGCGCGGCAACATCGCCCGCATCGAGGCACTGCTGCGGCAGCTGGATGCGCCCAAGCTGCATGGCCATGCCGACTACGAAGTGCGGTTCGCCAGCGTGGAGAACCTGCAGAAGCTGCTGCAGGCCAGCCTTGGCGCGACCAGCGCAGGCGCGGCCACCAAGGTACTGGCCGACACCCGCACCAACCGCCTGCTGATCTTCGGCCCGGAACAGGCCCGCCAGCGATTGCTGGAGCTGGCGCGCTCGCTGGACGTGGATGCACCACGTTCCACCACCACTCAGGTGATCCGCCTGCAGCACGGTGATGCCAAACAGATGGCGCAGACCCTGGGCGCGATCGGCGATTCGATCAAGCAGGAGGGCGATGACAAGCAGACCCAGACCGGCACCCTCATCCGCGCCGATGAAAGCCTCAATGCAGTCGTCATCCACGCCAAGCCCGAAATGCTGCAGGTACTGACCGACATCGTCCGGCAGCTGGACATCCCGCGCTCGCAGGTATTGGTGGAAGCGGCCATCGTCGAGATCTCCGGCGACATCGAAGACGCACTCGGCGTGCAGTGGGCGCTGGATGGCGGCTCGCGCAGCAATGGCGTGGGTGGGGTCAACTACAACAACACCGGGCTGTCGATCGGCACCCTGCTCAGCTCGCTGGCCGCCGGCACACCGCCGACATCGCTGCCGTCCGGCGCCATTCTCGGCATCGGCAACAGTAACTTCGGTGCGCTGGTGACGGCGCTGTCGACCAACTCCAAGAACAACCTGCTGTCCACGCCGACCCTGCTGACCCTGGACCACGAACCGGCGGAGATTCTGGTCGGCCAGAACGTGCCATTCCAGACCGGTTCGTATACCACCACCGGCGATGGCACCAGCAATCCGTTCACCACCATCCAGCGCCAGGACATCGGCGTGACCTTGAAGGTGACGCCACACATCAACCAGGGCGGCACGCTGCGGCTGGAGATCGAACAGGAGATCTCTTCGCTGGCGGCAACGCCCAGCGGCATCACCCTGTCAGATGTGATCACCAACAAGCGCTCGATCAAGAGCACCATCCTGGCCAACGATGGGCAGGTGATCGTGCTCGGCGGCCTGATCCAGGATGACGTCACCCATACCCGCGCCAGCGTGCCCTTGCTCGGCAGCATCCCCGGCCTGGGCAGGTTGTTCAGCTCCACCAGCGACACCCGGGTCAAACGCAACCTGATGGTGTTCCTGCGCCCGACCGTGATCCTGGGCCAGAGCGCGGCCAGCGACATGAGCGAACGCAAATATCTGGATCTTCGCGAAGCGCCCAGCGCGCGCGGCAAGTACGCCAATCCTTTACCTCCCTCGCCCGCACAGCTGTTCGATCGCAGCCAGGGAGCTTCTGAACGCGGCAGCGCGCGGACACCCGACCGCTGA
- a CDS encoding M66 family metalloprotease, translated as MNNAINLRALALALSMVMLASCDKSDAPTDKNNGGSTGGDTSTPVVPGPPTGGGDSDGNGDTGFGDDIDVGGSGGDGDGTENGGQEGGGGSGEGGNVDPPVPPVPTTPEPTPTPTDPYPEPTSARYDEVDLKGFYDIDASGAVRAVRNDLVGSLPAMIQFGQSHTVDPSGNEAKNMPRLTTEREALLLVTPDPSLKDIDALNVTVSVDGTVMGTATLLHPNSMYRSDYNNTDGRPDYNYSRRAWTMRLPWDWVKPGMSLDITDDKARSGSLAADKIDFGAPAELVVHNIRLGMLTDPPAESDAFWLLKNPEQGAADYFQTIPAARMTVAYYEPMKLGKVMVANGTIYDTASTGEGGVYAGDMRENTGKSTVSVGINLANFGATASGMAGQSQPQWFQNVVAHHAVGMYSNGKQSHGLSGGNGMLTLYSTSGNEFSHEIGHHYGLGHYPGQSGDNYFLSGHHHDSGWGYIAYRKRMRANFHWRQAKNGALNGMPIYDDTYSFAADAMAGGGFSSALSRYTHYTGYSTKIAIQPRLNKPVPSQSSVTGYLGWNATTRRMEPVTGKVPTNKELFFNSPDGNYLKPRLVGAPVFTVLGGYDPSTGKALLYPAFRGNWGNVFDLPTPIDNASTRQCWLQVSFAGGSSKRIAVAPTVLQTNSVNKLHINLAQADNPQQASLQCQEPGAAASTLATMSFPQNLAPMKAPVVVGKEAGYSALRAVEMPELDQLLVAAGGKPLVNLGGRGNLLYASWGNNPTGLSAEAKQVRDAYIAQENKATRLNRWMNRYRSDLQGSNNTAAVNALKALLDTLGLRQTPLLPAAQPMLVTNSKHCLKTEQVDGKPAVYIADASTCTGADNELWMADLRGAIHSAANPALCLAGNGGNNGAVTLTTCDRTLDAQMFDLSALPKIGRNNSCLDLSGGFLTNGRGKLITYSCTNGVNQRWNGLSANDNALLTLLSPNNLVVLRGLNIP; from the coding sequence TTGAACAACGCAATCAACCTGCGTGCGCTCGCGCTGGCATTGAGCATGGTAATGCTCGCATCCTGCGACAAAAGTGACGCACCAACCGACAAGAACAATGGCGGCAGCACCGGTGGCGATACGTCCACGCCGGTGGTGCCAGGCCCGCCCACCGGGGGCGGCGACAGCGACGGCAACGGCGACACCGGCTTCGGCGACGACATCGACGTCGGCGGCTCGGGCGGCGATGGTGATGGCACCGAAAACGGCGGCCAGGAAGGTGGCGGCGGAAGTGGCGAAGGTGGCAATGTCGACCCACCGGTGCCGCCGGTTCCGACAACGCCCGAACCCACCCCCACGCCGACCGATCCGTACCCGGAGCCGACCTCGGCGCGCTACGACGAAGTGGACCTCAAGGGCTTCTACGACATCGATGCCAGCGGCGCGGTGCGCGCGGTACGCAATGATCTGGTCGGCTCGCTGCCGGCGATGATCCAGTTCGGCCAGAGCCACACGGTCGACCCCAGCGGCAATGAAGCCAAGAACATGCCGCGCCTGACCACCGAGCGCGAAGCGCTGCTGCTGGTCACCCCGGATCCCTCGCTGAAGGATATCGACGCACTCAATGTGACGGTCTCGGTGGATGGCACGGTGATGGGCACCGCGACACTGCTGCATCCCAATTCCATGTACCGCTCGGACTACAACAACACCGACGGTCGCCCCGACTACAACTATTCCCGCCGCGCCTGGACCATGCGCCTGCCGTGGGATTGGGTGAAGCCGGGCATGAGCCTGGACATCACCGACGACAAGGCACGCAGTGGCAGCCTTGCCGCCGACAAGATTGATTTCGGTGCGCCGGCCGAATTGGTGGTGCACAACATCCGACTGGGCATGCTCACCGACCCGCCGGCCGAGAGCGATGCGTTCTGGCTGCTGAAAAACCCCGAACAGGGCGCCGCGGATTACTTCCAGACCATCCCGGCTGCACGCATGACCGTGGCCTATTACGAGCCGATGAAGCTGGGCAAGGTGATGGTCGCCAACGGCACCATCTACGACACCGCCAGTACCGGTGAAGGTGGCGTCTATGCCGGTGACATGCGCGAGAACACCGGCAAGTCCACGGTCAGCGTCGGCATCAACCTGGCCAACTTCGGCGCTACCGCGTCCGGCATGGCCGGGCAGTCACAGCCGCAGTGGTTCCAGAACGTGGTGGCGCACCACGCCGTCGGCATGTACAGCAACGGCAAGCAGAGCCATGGCCTGAGCGGCGGCAACGGCATGCTGACGCTGTACTCCACCAGCGGCAATGAATTCAGCCACGAGATCGGCCATCACTACGGGCTGGGCCACTATCCGGGCCAATCCGGCGACAACTACTTCCTGTCCGGCCACCACCACGACAGCGGCTGGGGCTATATCGCCTACCGCAAGCGCATGCGTGCCAACTTCCATTGGCGGCAGGCCAAGAACGGCGCCCTGAACGGCATGCCGATCTATGACGACACCTACAGCTTTGCCGCCGACGCCATGGCCGGCGGTGGTTTCTCCAGCGCACTGTCGCGCTACACCCACTACACCGGCTACAGCACCAAGATCGCGATCCAGCCGCGCCTGAACAAGCCGGTGCCCTCGCAGAGCTCGGTCACCGGCTACCTCGGCTGGAATGCCACTACCCGCAGAATGGAACCGGTGACCGGCAAGGTGCCGACCAACAAGGAGTTGTTCTTCAATTCGCCGGACGGCAATTACCTCAAGCCACGGCTGGTGGGGGCACCGGTGTTCACCGTTCTCGGCGGTTACGACCCCAGCACCGGCAAGGCCCTGCTGTACCCGGCGTTCCGTGGCAACTGGGGCAATGTGTTCGACCTGCCGACGCCGATCGACAACGCCAGCACCCGCCAATGCTGGTTGCAGGTGAGCTTTGCCGGTGGCAGCAGCAAGCGTATTGCAGTAGCCCCCACCGTGCTGCAGACCAACTCGGTCAACAAGCTGCATATCAACCTGGCCCAGGCCGACAACCCGCAGCAGGCCAGCCTGCAATGCCAGGAACCCGGGGCTGCCGCCAGTACGCTGGCAACGATGAGCTTCCCGCAGAACCTGGCACCGATGAAGGCGCCGGTGGTGGTCGGCAAGGAGGCCGGTTACAGCGCCCTACGTGCGGTGGAAATGCCGGAGCTGGACCAGTTGTTGGTCGCAGCCGGTGGCAAGCCGCTGGTCAACCTCGGTGGCCGCGGCAACCTGTTGTATGCCAGCTGGGGCAACAACCCCACCGGCCTGTCCGCCGAGGCCAAGCAGGTGCGTGATGCCTACATCGCCCAGGAGAACAAGGCCACCCGCCTCAACCGCTGGATGAACCGCTACCGCAGTGATCTGCAGGGCAGCAACAACACCGCCGCGGTGAATGCACTCAAGGCCTTGCTGGACACGTTGGGCCTGCGCCAGACGCCACTGCTGCCGGCCGCGCAGCCGATGCTGGTCACCAACAGCAAGCATTGCCTGAAGACCGAGCAGGTGGATGGCAAGCCTGCGGTCTACATCGCCGATGCCAGCACCTGCACCGGTGCCGACAACGAGCTGTGGATGGCCGACCTGCGCGGCGCCATCCACAGTGCGGCCAACCCTGCGCTGTGCCTGGCCGGCAACGGTGGCAACAACGGCGCGGTGACCTTGACCACCTGTGATCGCACCCTGGATGCGCAGATGTTCGACCTGAGCGCGCTGCCGAAGATCGGCCGCAACAACAGCTGCCTCGATCTGTCCGGCGGCTTCCTCACCAACGGCCGCGGCAAGCTGATCACCTACTCGTGCACCAACGGCGTCAACCAGCGCTGGAACGGGCTCAGCGCCAACGACAACGCGCTGCTGACGCTGCTCAGCCCCAACAACCTGGTTGTGCTGCGCGGCTTGAACATCCCGTAA
- a CDS encoding type II secretion system protein N, with the protein MKPPIPALPLLTWFAIVACCSQGNTAIAQQPDAAGQRPPLYAASASPPLRLLATFVHPQAERSLAVVQPTGSASQTLHIGQDIATGLRVHAIARDHIVLARGTQLSTLRLLGQGAARRQPARVPTATATAAAKAEPSPTSSGAALLRADSIETVRAACGNPAMMAALPDAQKAELGALGLCNPS; encoded by the coding sequence ATGAAGCCACCCATTCCTGCCCTGCCGCTGCTCACCTGGTTCGCCATCGTGGCGTGCTGCAGCCAAGGCAATACCGCCATCGCGCAACAGCCTGATGCCGCGGGGCAACGCCCGCCGCTGTACGCCGCCAGCGCCAGCCCGCCACTGCGCCTGCTGGCCACCTTCGTGCACCCACAGGCCGAGCGCTCGCTGGCGGTGGTGCAACCGACCGGCTCGGCATCGCAAACACTGCATATCGGCCAGGACATAGCCACTGGACTGCGCGTACACGCCATCGCCCGCGACCATATCGTGCTCGCCCGTGGCACCCAGTTGTCGACTCTGCGCCTGCTCGGCCAGGGCGCGGCCCGCAGGCAACCAGCGCGCGTACCCACCGCAACCGCCACAGCTGCAGCCAAGGCAGAACCCTCACCCACATCCTCCGGCGCTGCGCTGCTGCGTGCCGACTCGATCGAAACCGTACGCGCGGCCTGCGGCAACCCCGCGATGATGGCCGCCCTGCCCGACGCGCAGAAGGCTGAGCTGGGCGCATTGGGATTGTGTAATCCATCCTGA
- the trxC gene encoding thioredoxin TrxC: MSDTTAELLQIACPHCNAINRVPADRLSQGPSCGRCHQALFNATPIALNAAGFDAHSSRSQIPLLVDFWASWCRPCLQMAPEFAKAAVQLEPQLRLGKLDTEAEPAIATRYDIRSIPTMVLIKGGREIARQSGAMPASSIVQWARTHL, encoded by the coding sequence ATGAGCGACACCACCGCCGAACTGCTGCAGATTGCCTGCCCGCATTGCAATGCGATCAACCGTGTCCCGGCCGATCGTCTGTCCCAGGGGCCGTCCTGCGGCCGCTGTCACCAGGCCTTGTTCAACGCCACGCCAATTGCATTGAACGCCGCCGGCTTCGACGCGCATTCCAGCCGCTCACAGATTCCTTTGCTGGTGGATTTCTGGGCCAGCTGGTGCCGGCCCTGTCTGCAGATGGCACCGGAGTTCGCCAAGGCCGCCGTGCAACTGGAACCACAGCTGCGCCTGGGCAAACTGGACACCGAGGCAGAGCCGGCCATCGCCACCCGCTATGACATCCGCAGCATTCCCACGATGGTGCTGATCAAGGGTGGCCGCGAGATAGCCCGGCAGTCCGGCGCAATGCCCGCCAGCAGCATCGTGCAGTGGGCGCGCACCCACCTGTAG